In one Oligoflexia bacterium genomic region, the following are encoded:
- a CDS encoding S8 family peptidase: MFRSLLLFLFCTLSSLQLKAQCLPADQIPNQYIIRLKKVSTIVPNQSLSAKSLQNIQISRIENDLKNRTLSFQNIFSPKNIKIQNSFVDNKSVNPSSPPHTLVIKTKNIFDLAFLQSHLDIETVEQDCRLHLFNVNSPASTPPNDPMYLQQWALEKIKAPQAWQITKGKNDVIVGISDTGVDYLHEDLNVNMWINPDETPNNGIDDDRNGCIDDIHGCDLAEDNGQPMPPPTSRSHSHGTHVAGIVGAATSNFTGIAGTAPGIKLMALKGFKNNLDGITDGSDLLKTIYYAVNNGARVINCSWGRKGTPTSAELDAIKYAIDNGVTIVAAAGNSNLDSSSFTPASIPGVITVGASDSNDQIASFSNWGTRVDIIAPGGKGFDAFGNMEDPILSTLPRSQGMYGNFIGTSMSAPYVAGAAALILSINSNLTPADVLSILKLSGDMVHVRTSGGKEFDYPRLNLYNAVRLAQTTTPSSSSNNGSSGNNGGSNSQSSSQLTQPTSSAPATNKNGGCNLSSSRQIDYPTGSLLLLLLPLGLITLLKKYRPN; encoded by the coding sequence GTGTTTCGATCGTTGTTACTTTTTTTATTCTGCACACTATCAAGCCTTCAATTAAAGGCTCAGTGTCTTCCTGCGGATCAAATTCCAAATCAATACATCATTCGCCTTAAAAAAGTATCAACCATTGTACCCAATCAAAGCCTTAGCGCTAAGAGTCTACAAAACATTCAAATAAGCCGTATAGAAAATGATCTTAAAAATCGCACTCTTTCTTTTCAAAATATTTTTAGCCCCAAGAATATAAAAATTCAAAATTCCTTTGTGGATAATAAGTCCGTAAATCCATCATCACCACCACACACCTTAGTGATTAAAACAAAAAATATTTTTGATTTAGCTTTTCTTCAATCACACCTTGATATTGAAACCGTAGAACAAGACTGTCGTTTGCATTTATTTAATGTAAATTCCCCAGCGAGCACACCACCGAACGACCCCATGTATTTACAGCAGTGGGCATTAGAAAAAATCAAAGCCCCTCAAGCTTGGCAAATCACCAAGGGTAAAAACGATGTCATCGTCGGCATTTCAGACACAGGCGTTGATTATCTTCACGAAGATCTCAATGTGAATATGTGGATAAATCCCGATGAAACTCCCAACAACGGCATTGATGATGATCGAAATGGTTGTATTGATGACATTCATGGTTGCGACTTAGCTGAAGATAACGGCCAACCTATGCCCCCACCAACAAGTCGAAGCCACAGTCATGGCACACATGTCGCTGGCATTGTCGGGGCCGCAACCTCTAATTTCACAGGTATTGCAGGAACTGCTCCCGGTATTAAACTCATGGCCTTAAAAGGATTTAAAAATAATTTAGATGGAATAACTGATGGGTCAGATCTTTTAAAAACAATTTACTATGCTGTTAATAATGGTGCGCGCGTTATTAATTGTAGTTGGGGCCGTAAAGGAACACCAACTTCCGCTGAATTAGATGCCATCAAATACGCAATTGATAATGGCGTTACTATTGTAGCGGCCGCAGGAAACAGCAATCTTGACAGCAGTTCATTCACACCCGCATCAATTCCAGGTGTTATTACAGTGGGCGCTAGTGATTCAAACGATCAAATTGCAAGCTTTAGTAACTGGGGCACTCGCGTTGATATTATTGCCCCTGGCGGAAAAGGATTTGATGCCTTCGGAAATATGGAAGACCCCATTTTATCAACGCTTCCAAGATCACAGGGAATGTACGGAAATTTTATTGGAACAAGCATGTCAGCACCTTATGTCGCAGGAGCCGCAGCACTTATATTAAGCATAAACTCTAACTTAACTCCGGCCGATGTACTTTCTATTCTAAAACTCTCAGGCGACATGGTTCATGTTCGTACATCTGGTGGTAAAGAGTTCGATTACCCCCGGCTTAATTTATATAACGCCGTAAGATTAGCACAAACAACAACACCGAGTTCTAGTTCTAATAATGGTTCATCTGGAAATAATGGCGGGTCAAATTCGCAATCATCATCACAACTAACTCAACCCACAAGTTCAGCACCTGCTACAAATAAAAACGGTGGATGCAACCTCTCTAGCTCACGCCAAATAGATTACCCCACCGGATCATTATTACTTTTATTACTACCGCTGGGACTTATCACTTTACTTAAAAAGTACCGCCCCAACTAA
- a CDS encoding ATP synthase F0 subunit C, whose protein sequence is MKNFFRLSFISALTLLASVPALAEEVAGGKGGGLYAIGAALAIGIAAFGGAIGQGKAAAAALDGIARNPAAQGKIFVPMIIGLALIESLVIYALIIAFNLSGKA, encoded by the coding sequence ATGAAGAATTTTTTTCGTCTAAGTTTCATCAGCGCATTGACGCTTCTTGCATCTGTACCGGCTCTCGCTGAGGAAGTAGCTGGCGGAAAAGGTGGCGGTCTTTATGCCATTGGCGCAGCACTCGCTATCGGTATTGCTGCTTTTGGTGGTGCTATTGGCCAAGGTAAAGCTGCAGCAGCGGCACTTGACGGTATTGCTCGCAATCCAGCGGCTCAAGGGAAAATTTTTGTTCCCATGATCATTGGTTTGGCTCTTATCGAGTCATTAGTAATTTACGCGCTCATCATCGCGTTTAACTTATCAGGTAAAGCTTAA
- the atpB gene encoding F0F1 ATP synthase subunit A: protein MHFTWFHLIPGLEHYPDHVLTAGFCTLAISALSLLAYSVAGVPEAALVPAQKFTLRNMFEVIVEALTGFVDSVLGHGSEKYVPIIGALFIYVFLNNIFGLFPGINPATDNLNTTLACGLFVFILYNALGVKESGLAYFKHFLGPLIWLAPLMLPIELISHAVRPMSLGLRLFGNMTGDHTVLTIFLNLVPVGVPMVFYLLGMFVCFVQAFVFSLLSMVYIQMATAHDH from the coding sequence ATGCATTTTACTTGGTTTCATCTTATTCCAGGCCTCGAACACTACCCCGACCATGTTTTAACGGCGGGTTTTTGCACTCTCGCAATTTCAGCGCTTTCATTGCTGGCATATTCGGTTGCTGGGGTTCCAGAGGCGGCATTGGTTCCGGCTCAAAAATTCACATTGCGAAATATGTTTGAAGTTATTGTTGAAGCTCTCACTGGTTTTGTAGATTCAGTTTTGGGCCACGGCAGTGAAAAGTATGTTCCAATAATCGGAGCACTTTTTATTTATGTTTTTCTAAATAATATTTTCGGATTATTTCCCGGTATTAACCCGGCGACAGATAATTTAAATACAACTTTAGCTTGCGGACTTTTTGTTTTTATTTTGTATAACGCACTTGGCGTTAAAGAAAGTGGCCTTGCTTATTTTAAACATTTTTTGGGGCCCTTAATTTGGCTGGCCCCACTGATGCTTCCCATTGAATTAATATCTCATGCTGTAAGGCCTATGAGTTTGGGTTTGCGTCTTTTCGGAAACATGACCGGTGACCATACGGTTTTGACGATTTTCTTAAATCTAGTGCCAGTTGGCGTTCCGATGGTGTTTTATCTTTTGGGTATGTTTGTTTGCTTTGTGCAAGCGTTTGTATTTTCACTTTTGTCGATGGTCTATATTCAAATGGCCACGGCGCATGATCACTAA
- a CDS encoding ATP synthase subunit I yields the protein MPSLKGVFKTQALMVAVCGIILFFVDASQIFGFLAGAFLITLNFALLSLLWRRILDKKPVAITIGILVTKYAILGLLLYYYIMELKLSLVPLFVGIASLVGSFLITGLQTAISDKRI from the coding sequence ATGCCCAGTCTTAAGGGCGTTTTTAAAACCCAAGCACTTATGGTTGCAGTATGTGGAATCATCTTGTTTTTTGTTGATGCATCTCAGATTTTTGGCTTTTTAGCAGGGGCTTTTTTAATAACATTGAACTTTGCCCTACTTTCTCTGCTTTGGCGGCGCATTTTGGATAAAAAACCTGTTGCTATAACAATTGGTATCTTGGTAACTAAATACGCGATTTTAGGTTTGCTTCTTTATTATTACATAATGGAATTAAAGCTATCTTTAGTGCCTCTTTTTGTAGGCATAGCAAGTTTAGTTGGAAGCTTTCTTATTACTGGGCTACAAACTGCAATATCGGATAAAAGGATATAA
- a CDS encoding tetratricopeptide repeat protein: protein MLAKVKKHRALIAGLGVIIALAVVLFLPKISLEKRLLSSAKNFQKNRHWQEAAEEYERAVKYAPDSPTGIEAARLGAGVCLYDLKNYEKAVFFFRHLVLHSQKSTEIKWAQQKLAEVFYEKINNYTQAIIEYQRLLQAAPSKEEAADYRLRLGRSYYYLANFDQAISEVNEFLNNNPQDPKVFEMMMLKADSYLALKKIDDAVAIYDQIEKQFASNEELFRVKLNKSLAYEDKKDWDNAVQELEEIKNTYPHPDVIELKIKSILRRKARKRE, encoded by the coding sequence ATGTTAGCAAAAGTAAAAAAACACAGGGCATTGATTGCGGGACTTGGAGTTATCATCGCCCTTGCAGTTGTTCTTTTTTTACCAAAAATTTCTTTAGAAAAACGCCTTCTTTCTTCTGCAAAAAACTTTCAAAAAAACAGGCATTGGCAAGAAGCCGCTGAAGAGTACGAGCGCGCCGTTAAGTATGCTCCTGATTCACCCACGGGCATTGAAGCAGCTCGCCTTGGTGCCGGTGTTTGTCTCTATGATTTAAAAAACTATGAAAAGGCTGTGTTTTTTTTCAGGCATTTGGTTTTACATAGTCAAAAAAGTACAGAAATTAAATGGGCACAACAAAAATTGGCCGAAGTATTTTATGAAAAGATAAACAATTACACCCAAGCCATTATTGAATATCAAAGACTTCTTCAGGCGGCTCCCTCTAAAGAAGAGGCCGCTGATTATCGATTAAGATTGGGCCGCTCGTATTATTATCTCGCAAATTTTGATCAAGCCATTTCAGAGGTGAATGAGTTTTTAAACAACAATCCCCAGGATCCAAAAGTCTTTGAAATGATGATGCTCAAGGCAGATTCCTATTTAGCTTTAAAAAAGATAGATGACGCCGTGGCCATATATGACCAAATCGAAAAACAATTTGCCTCCAATGAAGAGCTTTTTAGAGTGAAATTAAATAAATCATTGGCCTATGAAGATAAAAAAGATTGGGATAATGCGGTTCAAGAGCTTGAAGAAATCAAAAATACATATCCACACCCTGATGTTATTGAGTTAAAAATAAAAAGCATCTTAAGGCGTAAAGCTCGAAAGCGAGAGTAA
- the gyrA gene encoding DNA gyrase subunit A, with amino-acid sequence MDDKTPVRTNVVPINIETEMRSAYLQYSMSVIVGRALPDVRDGLKPVHRRVLFGMWEHGNLHNKPFKKSARIVGEVMGKYHPHGDSAIYDTIVRMAQDFSMRYPLVDGQGNFGSIDGDSAAAMRYTEIRMTKFAEEILSDIDKETVDFGPNYDDTLEVPFVLPAKVPTLLVNGSSGIAVGMATNIPPHNLTEVIDGCLALIEEPNLPIENLLKIIPGPDFPTSGYITGKKGIRQAYTTGKGIISMRAAAEIEERKGDREQIIVTELPYMVNKAKLIEDIANQVRDKKIEGISDIRDESSREGMRMVIEIKKGDAANVVLNRLFKHTQLQTTFGIIMLALDNGQPKIFDLKGMLKAFVAHRREVVVRRSIFELKKAQERAHILEGLKLALESIDEVIAAIKKSKNAEEARIALKAGFKFSEVQANAILEMRLQRLTGLERDKIIAEYKEVLEFIKKIKEILGDEKLIFGIVRDELVDIKNRFGDKRRTKIIAEAEELEDEDLIEDQEMVVTITHTGYIKRNPIDLYRSQKRGGKGTKGMETREEDFVTSLFVTSTHSLLLCFTDKGKVYSVKVHALPLASRAAKGKAIANVLNLGNNEKIKAILPIRNLAEGGNVVMVTKKGIIKKTELEQFANIRNNGIIAVTTDLDDELIDAKLSDGKSDIFLSTSEGMSIRFDETEVRAMGRAARGVKGINVGKDDSVVGMEIFNKDNKGTVLAVTSNGYGKRTTIDEYRTQSRGGVGIITQKTTDKVGVVIGTRMVKDEDDLMLITDGGQVIRMPCRNISVIGRNTQGVRLLKVDVSEKVVSLAPVIEDQEEEDETTAGHA; translated from the coding sequence ATGGACGATAAAACTCCCGTAAGGACAAATGTAGTTCCAATAAATATCGAAACAGAAATGCGCAGTGCATATCTTCAGTATTCGATGAGCGTTATCGTAGGCCGAGCACTACCAGATGTGCGCGATGGTCTAAAGCCCGTTCACAGACGTGTTTTATTTGGAATGTGGGAACACGGAAATCTTCATAACAAACCTTTTAAAAAATCTGCCCGTATCGTGGGCGAGGTAATGGGTAAATATCATCCCCATGGTGACTCCGCAATTTACGATACAATTGTTCGTATGGCGCAAGATTTTTCAATGCGTTACCCCCTCGTTGACGGCCAAGGTAACTTCGGCTCTATCGACGGCGATTCTGCAGCAGCTATGCGGTACACAGAAATTCGCATGACCAAGTTTGCCGAAGAAATTTTATCTGATATCGATAAAGAGACTGTAGATTTTGGCCCCAACTATGACGACACATTAGAAGTTCCATTTGTTTTGCCAGCTAAAGTCCCAACACTTCTTGTAAATGGTAGCTCTGGTATTGCTGTTGGTATGGCGACCAATATTCCTCCACATAATTTGACTGAGGTTATTGACGGCTGTTTAGCTTTAATTGAAGAGCCAAATTTACCAATTGAAAATTTGCTTAAAATTATTCCTGGCCCAGATTTTCCAACATCAGGTTACATCACAGGAAAAAAGGGCATCCGCCAAGCCTACACAACAGGCAAAGGTATTATCAGCATGCGCGCAGCTGCTGAAATAGAAGAGCGTAAGGGCGATCGAGAACAAATTATTGTAACAGAACTTCCTTACATGGTTAATAAAGCAAAACTTATTGAAGATATCGCCAATCAAGTGCGAGATAAAAAAATCGAAGGTATTTCAGATATTCGCGATGAAAGTTCACGCGAAGGTATGCGCATGGTCATCGAGATTAAAAAAGGTGATGCTGCAAACGTTGTATTAAATCGTCTGTTTAAACATACCCAACTTCAAACAACATTTGGAATTATCATGTTGGCACTTGATAATGGCCAACCTAAAATTTTTGATCTCAAAGGAATGCTCAAAGCTTTTGTTGCTCATCGCCGTGAGGTTGTGGTTCGACGAAGTATTTTTGAACTTAAAAAAGCCCAAGAGCGCGCTCATATTTTAGAGGGGTTAAAACTAGCACTCGAAAGTATTGATGAAGTCATTGCCGCAATTAAAAAATCAAAAAATGCTGAAGAAGCACGCATTGCCTTAAAAGCGGGTTTTAAATTTTCAGAAGTACAAGCCAATGCTATTTTAGAAATGAGATTACAACGCCTCACGGGTCTCGAGAGAGATAAGATCATCGCTGAATATAAAGAGGTTTTAGAATTCATTAAAAAGATCAAAGAAATCTTGGGCGATGAAAAACTTATTTTCGGAATCGTTCGTGATGAACTTGTTGATATCAAAAACAGATTTGGCGATAAAAGACGCACAAAAATTATTGCTGAAGCTGAAGAGCTTGAAGACGAGGATCTCATTGAAGATCAAGAGATGGTCGTTACGATCACTCACACAGGATACATCAAGAGAAACCCCATTGATCTTTATCGTAGTCAAAAACGCGGTGGTAAAGGTACAAAGGGAATGGAAACAAGAGAAGAAGATTTTGTTACAAGCCTTTTTGTTACAAGTACACACAGTCTTCTTTTGTGCTTCACCGATAAAGGCAAGGTTTATAGCGTGAAAGTTCATGCGCTTCCCCTAGCTTCTCGAGCTGCAAAAGGAAAAGCCATTGCCAACGTTTTAAATCTTGGTAACAACGAAAAAATTAAAGCCATTTTACCAATCAGAAATCTTGCTGAGGGTGGAAACGTTGTTATGGTCACGAAAAAAGGGATCATCAAAAAAACCGAGCTTGAACAATTTGCAAATATTCGCAACAACGGAATTATCGCTGTCACTACTGATCTTGATGACGAACTTATTGACGCTAAATTGTCTGATGGAAAATCAGATATATTTCTCTCAACGTCTGAGGGTATGTCGATTCGCTTTGATGAAACAGAAGTTAGAGCCATGGGGCGCGCTGCACGGGGCGTAAAAGGCATTAATGTAGGTAAAGACGACAGTGTTGTCGGTATGGAAATTTTTAATAAAGACAACAAAGGTACTGTACTCGCTGTTACTTCAAACGGTTACGGCAAGCGAACTACAATTGATGAGTACCGCACACAAAGTCGCGGTGGCGTTGGAATCATCACTCAAAAAACTACTGATAAAGTGGGAGTCGTGATTGGAACCAGAATGGTCAAAGACGAAGATGATTTAATGCTGATCACTGACGGTGGTCAGGTCATTCGTATGCCATGTAGAAACATTTCTGTTATTGGTCGTAATACACAGGGTGTGAGACTTCTAAAAGTTGATGTGAGCGAAAAAGTGGTAAGTCTTGCTCCGGTTATCGAAGATCAAGAAGAAGAAGATGAAACTACGGCGGGACACGCCTGA
- the gyrB gene encoding DNA topoisomerase (ATP-hydrolyzing) subunit B: protein MANTEPKPNSYSADSIKVLEGLEAVRKRPGMYIGDTSARGLHHLVYELVDNSIDEALAGHCKNIEVIIHADNSISCEDDGRGIPVDMHKGEGVSAAQVVLTVLHAGGKFDSDTYKVSGGLHGVGASVVNALSEVLNLEIKRDGKVWKQQYKIGVPQAPLKSVGTTDKTGTKITFKPDSTIFTVLEYNQDTLSNRLRELAFLNAGIKIILKDERTAKSTEFFYEGGIREFVEFINKSKTKLHNPPIFFSGTKDGVEVEICMQWNDSYSESIFTYCNNINTIEGGTHLIGFKTSITRSMNSYAQKANLLKDIKESLEGDDIREGLAAVVSVKVPQPQFEGQTKTKLGNSEVKGLVEALVNDKFSDFLDRNPGIARTITQKCVDSARARMAARKARELTRRKSALDGGSLPGKMADCQERDPALCELYLVEGDSAGGSAKQGRNRKNQAVLPLKGKILNVEKARFDKMLSNEEIKMLISAMGTGIGKEDFSIDKIRYHKVVIMTDADVDGSHIRTLLLTFFYRQMPEIVERGYLYIAQPPLFKVKKGSNERYIKNEVELTDYLLSAGLEDVTIKSAKIAIDKKTLKTITTKIQKFERLLKALSALYDKDALYYMVSDGWDSQGVLANKVKLDSSLLKMKTDLLKTAPGLTDFNYKVIEDKEHSCSKVEIATVRNAVNMITTVDSELLESPEFLEMRNLWKSFVEFSPLPVKVKMKETESEFESYLDFGKYLITESKRGQYIQRYKGLGEMNPEQLWETTLDPDRRTLLQVTIEDAVASDAIFSVLMGDAVEPRRKFIEDNALQVKELDI from the coding sequence ATGGCAAATACAGAGCCCAAACCTAATTCTTACTCAGCGGACTCAATTAAAGTCCTTGAAGGTTTAGAGGCTGTACGAAAACGACCGGGTATGTATATCGGCGATACTTCAGCGCGCGGTCTTCATCATCTAGTTTATGAACTTGTTGATAACTCAATTGATGAAGCACTTGCTGGTCACTGTAAAAATATCGAAGTAATAATTCATGCTGATAATTCTATTTCTTGTGAAGATGATGGTCGTGGCATTCCAGTAGATATGCATAAAGGTGAAGGTGTTTCTGCAGCACAAGTTGTTTTAACAGTACTTCATGCAGGCGGAAAATTTGATTCAGATACTTATAAAGTTTCAGGTGGTCTACATGGTGTTGGTGCGAGTGTTGTAAACGCACTTTCTGAAGTTTTAAATTTAGAAATCAAACGCGATGGCAAGGTTTGGAAACAGCAATATAAAATTGGTGTCCCTCAAGCGCCATTAAAATCAGTAGGCACAACTGATAAAACAGGAACCAAAATCACCTTCAAGCCTGATTCAACTATTTTTACAGTACTTGAATATAATCAAGATACTTTATCAAATCGCCTCCGTGAACTTGCGTTTTTAAATGCAGGAATTAAAATTATTCTCAAAGACGAGCGAACTGCAAAGTCTACAGAGTTTTTTTACGAAGGTGGGATTAGAGAGTTCGTAGAATTTATTAATAAATCAAAAACAAAACTTCATAATCCACCGATATTTTTTAGCGGAACAAAAGATGGTGTAGAAGTTGAAATTTGTATGCAGTGGAATGATTCTTATTCAGAATCAATTTTTACTTATTGCAACAACATCAACACAATTGAAGGTGGAACACATCTTATTGGTTTTAAAACTTCAATCACACGAAGCATGAATAGTTATGCTCAAAAAGCAAACTTACTTAAAGACATTAAAGAATCTCTTGAGGGTGATGACATTCGTGAAGGATTAGCAGCTGTTGTAAGTGTTAAAGTTCCTCAACCGCAATTTGAAGGTCAAACAAAAACAAAACTTGGTAACAGCGAGGTCAAAGGTCTTGTTGAAGCGCTTGTAAATGACAAGTTCTCAGATTTTTTAGATCGCAATCCTGGAATCGCACGAACAATTACGCAAAAGTGTGTCGACTCAGCTCGTGCACGTATGGCTGCTAGAAAAGCACGTGAACTCACGCGAAGAAAATCTGCATTAGATGGTGGTAGCTTGCCAGGTAAAATGGCTGATTGCCAAGAGCGTGACCCAGCACTTTGTGAATTATATTTGGTTGAGGGTGATTCAGCCGGCGGTTCTGCAAAACAAGGACGTAATAGAAAAAACCAAGCTGTCCTTCCTTTAAAAGGTAAAATTTTAAACGTTGAAAAAGCGCGATTTGATAAAATGTTATCTAACGAAGAGATTAAAATGCTCATCTCGGCAATGGGCACAGGAATTGGTAAAGAAGATTTTTCTATCGATAAAATTAGATATCATAAAGTTGTAATTATGACTGACGCCGACGTTGACGGATCTCATATTCGTACACTTCTTTTGACTTTCTTTTATCGGCAAATGCCTGAAATTGTTGAGCGCGGTTATCTCTACATTGCGCAACCACCCTTGTTTAAAGTTAAAAAAGGTTCAAATGAACGTTATATTAAAAACGAAGTTGAACTCACCGATTATCTTTTAAGTGCGGGTCTTGAAGACGTCACAATTAAATCAGCTAAAATCGCAATTGATAAAAAGACGTTAAAAACCATAACTACAAAAATTCAGAAATTCGAAAGACTTTTAAAGGCACTTTCAGCACTCTATGACAAAGATGCGCTTTACTACATGGTGAGTGATGGTTGGGATTCACAAGGTGTGCTTGCTAATAAAGTAAAACTTGATAGCTCACTTTTAAAAATGAAAACCGATCTACTTAAAACTGCACCGGGTTTAACGGATTTTAATTATAAAGTGATCGAAGATAAAGAACACAGCTGTTCAAAAGTTGAAATCGCCACCGTTAGAAATGCGGTCAATATGATTACAACAGTTGATAGTGAACTTTTAGAATCACCAGAGTTTCTTGAAATGAGAAATCTTTGGAAGTCATTTGTGGAATTCTCTCCACTCCCCGTCAAAGTTAAAATGAAAGAAACAGAATCAGAATTTGAAAGTTATCTTGATTTTGGAAAATACCTCATCACTGAAAGTAAGCGCGGACAATACATTCAGCGTTACAAAGGATTAGGTGAGATGAATCCTGAACAGCTTTGGGAAACCACACTTGACCCTGATCGAAGAACTTTATTGCAGGTCACAATAGAAGATGCTGTGGCCTCCGATGCAATTTTTAGCGTGCTCATGGGCGATGCCGTTGAGCCACGTAGAAAATTTATTGAAGACAATGCGCTTCAAGTAAAAGAATTAGACATTTAA
- the recF gene encoding DNA replication and repair protein RecF (All proteins in this family for which functions are known are DNA-binding proteins that assist the filamentation of RecA onto DNA for the initiation of recombination or recombinational repair.), producing MRVDRLSFRQFRNITEIDFTPGPVLNYFVGDNAQGKTSIIEGIFHISTLRSFRTATTLDLIQRGHESAQLEAHVSSISGKTSQKNLKVRLSKGHRQLTLNEKQVSPSKFVGQVRTVVFSPESLGAIKFGPDLRRELVDQAVYQISSEAPLAFTRFSKALRQRNACLKQIKMGLIVPNKGRGILESLDAGFLQAATEITFLRLRFLDTILPHAQETLSLIMGEKCSLEFAYESHDEPWKERNLEAIHQRLKDEILDSSRRISEEALGVTLTGPHRHDLSFLFNGNDSRIFCSQGQQRALILSFKIAEIVYHGKAFESYPLLLLDDVLSEFDEKKRRFLVDFLRAHNAQTFLTTTDHTQVLQGCSVFHVEAGRLKT from the coding sequence GTGCGCGTAGATCGACTTAGCTTTCGCCAATTCCGAAATATTACTGAAATTGATTTTACACCTGGGCCTGTTCTTAATTATTTTGTTGGGGATAATGCTCAAGGTAAGACAAGTATAATTGAGGGAATTTTCCACATATCCACATTGAGAAGTTTTCGTACGGCAACAACTCTTGATCTTATTCAACGAGGCCATGAGTCTGCTCAACTTGAAGCCCATGTTTCTTCTATTTCAGGTAAAACTAGTCAAAAAAATTTAAAAGTTCGCTTATCAAAGGGGCACCGGCAACTCACGTTAAATGAAAAACAAGTGTCACCGAGTAAGTTTGTAGGACAAGTAAGAACAGTCGTTTTTAGCCCAGAAAGTTTGGGAGCTATAAAATTTGGACCGGATTTAAGAAGAGAACTGGTTGACCAAGCGGTCTATCAAATATCTTCAGAGGCTCCGTTAGCGTTTACCCGATTTTCAAAAGCACTGCGCCAAAGAAATGCCTGTCTGAAACAAATTAAGATGGGTCTGATAGTTCCTAATAAAGGCCGTGGGATCTTAGAAAGTCTTGATGCGGGGTTTTTACAGGCTGCTACTGAAATCACTTTTTTAAGACTTAGATTTTTAGATACGATTTTACCCCATGCGCAAGAAACACTTTCGCTGATTATGGGCGAAAAATGTTCTTTAGAGTTTGCCTATGAAAGCCATGATGAGCCCTGGAAAGAACGAAATTTAGAAGCGATTCATCAAAGATTAAAAGATGAAATTTTAGATTCATCGCGGCGTATAAGTGAGGAGGCTTTGGGGGTGACTTTGACGGGCCCCCACCGCCATGATTTAAGTTTCTTATTTAATGGGAATGACTCTCGAATTTTCTGTTCACAAGGTCAACAAAGAGCCTTAATTTTGTCTTTCAAAATAGCTGAGATCGTGTATCATGGGAAGGCTTTTGAGTCTTATCCACTACTACTTTTAGACGATGTTTTAAGTGAGTTTGATGAAAAAAAAAGGCGCTTTCTCGTCGATTTTTTACGAGCTCACAATGCGCAGACTTTTTTAACGACAACAGATCATACACAGGTGCTACAGGGGTGTTCAGTATTTCACGTAGAGGCGGGTCGGTTAAAAACCTAA